One Skermanella pratensis genomic window, AGCCAGCCCGCGAGCGGCCGGACCCGCCAGAACGCCACCATGGTGGCCGCCACCGCGATCCACAGCGCCGATATCTCCGCGAAGGCCAGGCCGGGCTGCTGCATGCCGAAGAAGATCAGCGACCACAGGATGTTCAGACCGAGCTGAAGCCCGAACAGCAGCAGCGGCCCGCGCGCGCCGGCCAGGCCGCGGTCCCGCCATACCAGCCAGCCGGCGACTGCCATCATGCCGTAGAGCACCGTCCAGACCGGCCCGAACAGCCAGTTCGGCGGGTTGAACCAGGGCTTCTGCAAGCCGGCGTACCAGCCGCCGATCTGCGGCAGGGTCACGGTGGATGCCGTCGCCGAAGCGACCGCGACAAGGATCACGAACGCCGCGAGCCCGATCAGGGACCGGCTCCGGCTGCCCGCCCGGCCAGGGGCGGCGATGGTGGACTGGGTCATCATGGTGCCTGACATCGGACACGGAACGGCGCCGGTCAAGGGTCCTCTATTCCGGTATTCCCCCCAAGGGAGCCTTGTTGCAGGGACCGCGGCGGCAAATGTCTGATTCTATCTCCGACATCGCAACCCTGGACCACCACCATGAAGCCGGAAGACATCATCGGCGCATGGCTCGCAGGCCTCGCCATCTGGGCGGCAGCCATGCTCTGCGTCGTCCTGTCCGGGCCGATATCAGACCTGCCCCGTTCGCATCCCACGCCGGCCGGCATCACCATCGACGATTGGTACGCCGGCGCGTGGCGGGACGACGCCGGCCGGGAATGGGACGAAGCGGACCGGCCCTTGCGGATCGAGCCGGAACTGCCCTGGTTGCCCAGCGACGACGGGACCGGCCGGCCGTCAGGGACCGAGGTCAGCCTATCGCCCCTCGCGCCGCCAAGCGGCCAGTAGGGCGCCGACCACCAGCAGGACGACCAGCCCGGCGGGAAGCAGCGACGCCTCGCGGACGCCGGTCACCACATAGTCGCCGTTGGCCCGCAGCCCGATCCAGTTGTTGCCGGTCTGGTCACGGTCGGGCCGGGTGCGCCGCACGTCCACGTCGCCGTCCGCCAGCCAGTGGACGCCGCCGCCGCTGGCTTGCGCCGCGGGAGCCATGGGGTCTCCCGTGGTGCGGACATCGGCCAGCTCCGGCGGGTTGACGGCACCCACCACGGCCAGGGCCGTGCGCTCGCCGTCGCTGACGCGGTAGATGCCGGGCTCGGTCGCCAGCACCGCGGCGGTCGCGAGTCCGTTGCCGTCCTCGACCAGGTCGACCCCGCGCACTTGGTCCGACGGACTGGTCAGCTCGACGGAACGCGGGTCGGGCTCCAGGCTGCGGCGCTCGATGGTGATGCGGTTGCCCTCGACCTTGGCGCGCAGGTCGTTCTCCTCCAGCTCCGGCTCCTTCATGAGCCAGTGGGCGAGACGCCGGAGCAGCTCGGCCTGCGGGCCGCCGCCCTCGTAGCCGCGCGACCACAGCCAGATCTGGTCACTGGCGATCTGGGCGACGCGGCCTTCGCCGACCCGGTTCAGGATCATCAGGGGGCGGCTGTCGGCGCCCTCCATCACGACGCTGCCCTGGAGCGGCGTCACGTCGGTCTGGCGGAACCAGCGGCCCCAGCTCGGCTCCTGCCCCTGCGGCGCCCCGACCGGCACGTCGCCGGGCAGGCCGGCGGTGACGGGATGGCGGCGCCCCAGCTCGGTCACCGTCGGCTTGAACGGCCGCTCGATCACCTCCCCCGTCGGCTCGCCGGGCAGCACGGCGCCCAGCGGCGTGCGGAACAGGCTCATGGAGGTCGAGAAGCTGGGACCGCCCGCTTCCAGCAGCGCCCCGCCGTTCTCCACATAGCTCGCGATGTTGCTGAGATAGAGCTGGGGCAACACGCCGCGCCGACGGTAGCGGTCGAAGATGATCAGGTCGAACTCGTCCAGCTTGATCTCGAACAGCTCCCGGATCGGGAAGGCGATCAGCGACAGCTCGCGGATCGGCGTGCCGTCCTGCTTCTCCGGCGGCCGCAATATGGTGAAATGGACCAGGTCGACGCCGGGATCGGCCTTCAGCAGGTTGCGCCAGGTCCGCTCGCCCGCGTGGGGCTCGCCCGATACCAGCAGCACCCGCAGCCGGTCCCGCACGCCGCTGATGACCACGGCGGCCCGGTTGTTGGCCAGGGTCAGCTCCTGCGGGGCGGCGGCCACTTCCATCTCCAGGACGTTCTGGCCGCCATGGTCCAGGGTGAACTCCAGCGGCACGTCGCGGCCGACCGGCACCCGGAACGGGCGCGGGGCGCCGCCGTCCTGGCGCACGTTGACGACGGCGTCGGGCGACTGGCTGCCCGGCATGTCCTCGACCCGCACGGTCACGGTGACTTCCTTGCCGACCAGGCCGAAGCTGGGCGCCCGGACCACGGCCAGCCGGCGGTCCGCCTCGTCGTGCTCCCCCGTCAGCAGGGTATGGATCGGCCCCAGGTCCTCCAGCCCCTTGCCGCCGCCCGGCACGTCGTGGACCTGGCCATCGGTGATGAAGACGGCGCCGGCCATGCGCCGGCGGGGCAGGTCGGCCATGGCGTGGTCGAGCACCTCGAACAGCCTGGTCTCCTCGATCGCGCCGCCGACGCCGCCCTCGGCGCCGCCGGTGCGCACCACCCGCACTTCCAGGTCGGGGAAGCGCGACAGCCGTTCCTGGAGATCGGCCAGCGCGCGTTCGGTCCGGGCACGGCGCTCGCCGATGTTCTGGCTGGGCGACTCGTCCACCACCAGGACGGCGACATCCCGGATCGGCTCGCGGTCCTCCTGGACCAGCGCCGGGTTCAGCAGCGCCACTG contains:
- a CDS encoding TspO/MBR family protein — translated: MMTQSTIAAPGRAGSRSRSLIGLAAFVILVAVASATASTVTLPQIGGWYAGLQKPWFNPPNWLFGPVWTVLYGMMAVAGWLVWRDRGLAGARGPLLLFGLQLGLNILWSLIFFGMQQPGLAFAEISALWIAVAATMVAFWRVRPLAGWLFVPYLLWVSYAAVLNASVWLLNP